The genomic window TTAAAATATCTTGCAAAGACTGAAGCTGGTCAGCAAACGAAACGACCTGCTTGTTGGTCTCGTCCAGACGCGTCAAGCGCTCGGTGATATCTCGCACGACCTTGAAAGACTCACTGGCCTGATGTTTCATGGATTCCTGCATTATCTTTGAGGATTCCCCCATCTTGCTGTCTACTGTGCGTTGAAGCTCATGCATTTGCTGGAGTAAAAGTCGGAAAGCCGTCTCCTGTTCGGCCTGTTTTCTTTCATCATTCAAATGGCTATTGCTACCACCTAGACCTGATTGCTTACGGATAAAAAAAACCAACACACCGATATTGAAAATAAAAATCAGAGCGAGTAAGCCAAGAATAAGCTCGAGTGAACTGGACATGTCAGTATTATACCAGAATTTAGATGTATGCTAAAATGAAGCCATCGAAAAGGTAGCTAGTTTATAAAAATAATTGAATAAATATGTCACTTCAAAGCGATATTAAAAACCAGATCAAGGATGCCATGCTAAGCAAAGACTCCGTCCGCTTGACCGTCCTCCGCGGACTTTCATCTGCTTTTGTCAATCAGCTCGTGGCTGACAAACGGACTCCTCAAGAAGAGCTTTCTGATGAAGATGCCCTAAACGTCATTCGCCGAGCAGTCAAACAACGCAAGGACTCAATAGAACAATTTGAAAAAGGCGGCCGACCTGAGCTGGCCGAAGACGAAAAAGCTGAGCTGGCTGTGCTTGAAAAATTCCTGCCAAAAATGATGAGTAAAGAAGAAATCCAGACTATTGCTGCGGCAAAAAAAGCAGAAATGGGTATCACTGACCCAGCTAAAATGGGCATTTTTATGGGTGCCCTCATGAAAGAGCTCAAGGGAAAGGCGGATGGCGCGGATGTCAAGGAAGTAGTAGAATTACTGTTCAGATAAAGACGATAAAATCCAATGGAGAACCCTATGGAAAAACCCCTCCCTCATGAAAAAGGCCGAAGACTTTTTGCCGAAATAAAGGCAAAGCTCAGAGGCGAGATCCTTGCGCCAGGTGAAATGGAACAAATCGAAGCCGAAAATGCCTCGAAAATCATCCCCTTTCCTCAGCCTCCTCATAGCCAGCCAGTCCCTGAAAAACCAGCAGATGACATCAGAAGCAAACGCTATGATCTGAAGCAGGAGGATGCAGAAGACCGTCTGGAGGCTCTCTACCAAGAGGCCCGAAGACAGGAGGCTCTGAAAAAGGAGCGTGGGGACACCGGCGGGCAAAAATAAATGGCGACCAGTCCCCCGTGGGAAAGGTCGCCATTTTAGTTTTGATTTTTCATCGTCGGCGCTGGCCGACGATCCGACTATCCCCTGCCGCCGTCGGCAAAGTTCGAGAAGGAAATATTGAATCCTACGGAGGGGTCTTGAACCTCACCCGTGACTTCAATGATGACCTTATCGAAACCTCTGGGGGTACTGAGACCGCCGTTGTAGGTGCCATCGTATGGATTGGGCGCAGTGTCAACTGTGGAAATGATCGGCAGGTCACCCTGATCTGCCGGTAACCACTGCTTCACGGTGACCGTTCCTTTAATGCCACTAAGGTAAATGTTCAAGCCATTCCCCCCGAGCCGCGTCATGTACACCTTGGCCACGACTTCCTTTCCTGTGGATGGATCAGTGATACTGCCGTCGAGTTGTTGAAACTGACGGTACACATAACCCTGCGTCGGAGTGAAAGTAACCGCCACGACCCCGGCTTCGTAACCGATATTGACCAGTGAGTCGTTACTCGAGGTCGTTGTCGGTTGAAAAGGCGGAATGTCCCCGATTTCATAGACGATGCCCGTGCTTTCGTCCACAATCCTGTAGCCAACCCCTGTGACAGGATCGCTCCAGAAAGTGAACCCGCCGTCCCGAGGATTGTAGTTCCAGTCGCCACCATTGTCGGTGGTTTCCAAGACTAAGTTGTTCGGATTGACTCCCGCTGGCACTGAGAACGTCAGGGTGTTACGCACCGAGGCTGGTTGAAGCTTTACCACGATTGGGTCGCCCTTTTTCAAGACGTCCGAGGTGAAGAAGCCATACCCGATGTAGGTGCCGTACTTGTCGAAGGCGTTTACGGTGAGGTAAAAGCTTGTCCGGATCCCCGATTTTGGATAAGGGATACCGGCAACGGGTACGTCAGGGTCTTCTTCTCCGTTTATGTTTAGCTCGGTGATGGTCCCATCGGGGCTCATCGTGAACGAACCGTACTCCCAAACGGATGTCTGGTGTGGATCCGCCGGCGTCAGCATATCTCCGAAGTTGCCTTGGAAATACGCGATGTCGCTGGCGAGAAAAACCCTCGCCACGTTTTGCGAAAAATTGGCCGGGGCACTGGGTGTCACGGCCGTTGTCGCGGGGGTTGAGGTTGTTGAAGTGGTTGTTCCCTGAGCCACGGCCAAAGCAGTGGACAGGACGATTGCGGTGAAGACGGCCAAGGCCGCCATACTGAGTTTCTGAATTTTTTTCATTTTCTGAATTTTTCTGTGTTTCTGAATTTTTGTTTTGTTTACTTTTTTGCTTGGCTTATTTAGTTGCCTTGATTTTATTCAGGCTGGTGAAATCGTACTCGATGCCACCGTAGTTTGTCTTCTTTTGCTTCGCCGGGCTTTTTGAGTCGGGCTCCACGACCACTGGGGTCGTTGATACTTTGACTTTTACCGCGGCGGCGTCGAGACGGTTTTCCAATTTTGGTGACGAAAAAATGTACAGACCGCTGAGAGCAGTCAATATCAAAATAATCGCCACGACTAGTAGTGTGTTTTTCATTTATTTGGTTTTCAATTTCCTATTTCCTGCCACATCTGCGTGACCAAAAATAGGTATCAATGTCTGCCCGAGATAATATCATAAAAATTGGATTTAGGCAATAGAAGCCTACAACTGCGAAAAAGTGCTATAATTGGCTAAATAAACCTACCCTGTATGTCAGACCATAGTGCCAATACCAAAAACCGTCACATGCAGCATTCTCATCACCATATGAGGATTAGCTACCCAAAATCCTGGTTTCAACGCCTCTACTCTATTATCCTGGTACCTTTAAGTATTCTAGTGGGTGTTTTGGCTCTCTACGTCTACGTTATTGGTTTTCCAGGCCGACCTATTTCGGCCGCCGATGTCAACACTGCCCTTCTCGCCCTGTCTTTTACTTTTATCCGACTTTTTATTGCTTATATTTTGGCGCTTATCGTCTCCATGCCTTTGTCTATCCTTATCACCAAAAATAAAATAGTCGAAAGAATTTTTTTACCTCTTTTTGATATTATTCAATCCATACCGGTATTAGCTTTTTTTCCAGTCATTATTTTAGTTTTTGTTCATTCACATTTTTTAAACGGAGCGGCTATCTTTATTTTTTTCTTGAGCATGGTGTGGAACCTGGTTTTTAGCGTCGTTGGAGGGCTGCGGGTCATTCCAAACGACATCAAACAAGCGGCCCAAGTTTTTCACATCAAGGGCTGGCAAAACGCTCGCCAGATCACCCTGCCTTCCATTGTCCCCTACATAGTGACTGGCTCACTCCTAGCCTGGGCCCAAGGCTGGAACATCATTATCGTAGGCGAAGTGCTGCATACCTATATCCAAGGGGGTACGACGGACCAAGATCTTTTTGGCATCGGCAGTATTTTGGTCCACACTTCGGCCAGCGGCCAACAAGAAATATTTTTGCTCGCCATCGTGGTG from Candidatus Paceibacterota bacterium includes these protein-coding regions:
- a CDS encoding ABC transporter permease subunit, with amino-acid sequence MSDHSANTKNRHMQHSHHHMRISYPKSWFQRLYSIILVPLSILVGVLALYVYVIGFPGRPISAADVNTALLALSFTFIRLFIAYILALIVSMPLSILITKNKIVERIFLPLFDIIQSIPVLAFFPVIILVFVHSHFLNGAAIFIFFLSMVWNLVFSVVGGLRVIPNDIKQAAQVFHIKGWQNARQITLPSIVPYIVTGSLLAWAQGWNIIIVGEVLHTYIQGGTTDQDLFGIGSILVHTSASGQQEIFLLAIVVMIIFIGLLNLVVWQRLLQYSEKFKFE
- a CDS encoding GatB/YqeY domain-containing protein produces the protein MSLQSDIKNQIKDAMLSKDSVRLTVLRGLSSAFVNQLVADKRTPQEELSDEDALNVIRRAVKQRKDSIEQFEKGGRPELAEDEKAELAVLEKFLPKMMSKEEIQTIAAAKKAEMGITDPAKMGIFMGALMKELKGKADGADVKEVVELLFR